The Gemmatirosa kalamazoonensis nucleotide sequence GACTGGCGCCGCGACACGCGGTCGTTCGCGCGCATGGGCGCGGCGGAGATGTGGGGCCCGACCCTCACCGGCGGCACCGCGGCGGAGAAGGTCGCGGCGCTGCGGGTCACCGGCGACGTCTTCCCGCTGCTCGGCGTCGCGCCGCTGCTCGGACGCGCGGTGCGCGCGGGCGACGACGAGCCGGGCGCCGACCACGTCGTCGTGCTGTCGTACGCGCTCTGGCAGCGGCGCTTCGGCGGCGCGCGCTCGGCGCTCGGCGCCACCGTGAGGCTCGACGGCGAGCCGTACACGGTCGTCGGGGTGATGCCGCCGACGTTCCGCTTCGCGCCGTTCTGGGCGACGCGCAGCGAGCTGTGGGCGCCGCTCGCGCTCGGGGCCCGCGCCGAGAGCCGCGGCGGACAGAGCCTGCGCGTGTTCGCGCGGCTCGCGCCGGGCGCGACGCTCGACGCCGCGCGCGCCGACGTCGCCTCGGTGGCCGCGCGACTCGAGCGCGAGTTCCCCGGCACGAACCGCGACGTCGCCGTCGTGCCGCTCACGGAGAAGGTCGTCGGCGACGTGCGACCGATGCTGCTCGTGCTGTCGGGCGCGGTGACGCTCGTGCTGCTCATCGCCGGCGCGAACGTGGCGCACATGCTGCTCGCGCGCGGCAGCGCGCGGGCGCGCGAGATGGCGGTCCGCGGCGCGCTCGGCGCCACCCGCACGGCGCTCGTGCGGCAGCTGCTCGCGGAGAGCGTCGTGCTGGCGGCCGCCGGCGGGGCGCTCGGTCTCGCGTTAGGCGCGGCGGGGGTGCGCGCGCTCGTCGCGCTCGCGCCGGCCGGGCTGCCGCGCGTGGACACGGTGCACCTCGACTGGCGCGTGGCGGTCGCGACGATCGTCGTCGCGCTGCTCACCGGCGTCGCGTGCGGCGTCGTCCCCGCGCTGCGCGGCGCGGCGGACGGCGTGAGCGGCACGCTGCGCGACGGCGCGCGCGGCACGACCGCCGGACGCCGGCAGCATCGCGGGCGGCGCGCGCTCATCGCGTCGGAGTTCGCGCTGTCGTGCGTGCTGCTCGTCGGCGCGGGGCTCATGATCCGCACGGTCGCCGCGATGCAGGCGGTGGATCCCGGCCTCGATCCGCGCGGCGTGCTCACGGCGATCGTGTCGGTCACCGGCTCCGCGGAGGCGACGCCGGGGCGCCGCGCGGCGTTCTACGAGGGTCTCGTGGCGCGGCTCGCCGCGCTCCCCGGCGTGCGCGCGGCGGGCGCGATCAACCACGTGCCGCTCGCCGGCGACGAGTGGGGGATGCACGTCACCGCCGAGGGCCGCCCCGTCGCGCCGGGCGTCGAGGCGCCGACGGCGACGTTCCGCGTGATCCTCCCCGGCTACCTCCGCGCGATGGGCATCCGCGTGCGCGAGGGGCGCGACGTCGCCGCCACCGACCGCGTCGGCGCGACCGAGGTGGTGGTGGTGAACGAGGCGCTCGCGCGCCGGCTGTGGCCGGGCGAGAGCGCGTTAGGCAAGCGCCTCACGCTCGACGGGCCGGAGGACCACCCGCCGACGCGCACCGTGGTGGGCGTGGTGCGCGACGTCGTGCGCGGCGAGTGGACGGAGGGGCCGCAGCCGGAGGCGTACGTGCCATTCCTCCAGAGCGAGTCGTACCTGGAGCGCCCGTCCGGCGCGTTCTCGGCGATGTCGATCGTCGTGAAGACCGACGGGGACCCGGCGCGCCTCGCGCCCGCGCTCCGCGCCGCCGTCGCGTCGGTCGACCGCGACCTGCCGGTGTCGGAGGTGCAGACGATGGAGCGCATCGTCGCCGACGCGACGGCGCGCCCCCGCTTCGTGCTCGTGCTGCTCGGCGCGTTCGCCGCGGTCGCCGCGCTGCTCGCCGCGGTGGGCCTCTACGGCGTCACGAGCTACGCCGTGTCGCGGCGCGTGCGCGAGATCGGCGTGCGCGTCGCGCTCGGCGCGGCCCGCGGCCGCGTGGTGCGCCTCGTGCTCGGCGAGGCGCTCGGCCTCGTCGCGTTAGGCATCGCGTTGGGCACCCTCGGCGCGCTCGCGGCCGCGCGGCTCATGGCGGGGCTGCTGTTCGGCGTCGGCGCCGCGGATCCGCTCACGTTCGTCGGCGTGCCGGTGCTGCTCTCGATCGTCGCGCTCGCGGCCGCGCTCGGCCCCACACGCCGCGCGACGGCCGTGGCGCCGACGGTAGCGCTGAGGGCCGAGTAGGGAGCGGAGATGCTCGGGACTCGGGACTCGGGACTCGGCACTCGGGTCGGATGGCACTCGCTCCGCTCGTGCCTTCATGAAAGAAAGCGAGCGTAGCGAGCACACCGCAAAGAAAGCGAGCGTAGCGAGCACACCGCCCCGAGTCCCGAGTCCCGAGTCCCGAGTCCCGAGTCCCGAGTCCCGAGCACCCATCTTAATCGGACCGCAGCGCCTCCGTCGGCGCGACGGTCGTCGCGCGGCGCGTCGGCAGCCACACCGCCGCCGCCGCGGCGCCCATCAACGCCGCGCACACGACCGCGAACGCCGCCGGGTCTGTCGCGCTGACGCCGAACAGCATCGTCGTGAGCAGCCGCGTCGTCGCGAACGCGCCGACGAGGCCGACCGCGAGCCCGAACGCCACCGGCGTCATTCCCTGCCGCAGGACGAGCCGCGCGACGTCGCCCGCGCGCGCGCCGAGCGCCACGCGCACGCCGAGCTCCCGCGTGCGCTGTCCCACGCTCAGCGACACCACGCCGTACACGCCGACCGCCGCGAGCACCAGCGCCGTGCCCGCGAACGCCGCGAACAGCAGCGAGTAGAGCCGCGGCTCGGCGACCGCGTCGGCGACGAGCGTGTCGAGCGTGCGCTCCTGGAACACCGGGATCTCCGGGTCGAGCGCGGCCACCTGCGCGGCCATCGCCTTGCGCAGCCCGGGCGTGACCTCGCCACGCACGGCGTACATCATCCCGGTCATCGGGAACTGCATCTCCGGGAAGTACGCCTCGGGGCGCGGGTCGGCGCGCAGGCCGTCTCCGTGCACGTCGCCGACGACGCCGACGACGATGCCGCCCACGCGCTCGCGCGCCGAGTCCGGGCCGACGCGCATCCCGATCGAGAAGCGCCGACCGATCGGGTCCTGCCCCGGCCACAGGCGGCGCGCGAGCGTCTCGTTCACCACCACCACACGCGGCGCGGACGCGTCGTCGGTGCGCTCGATCGCGCGGCCGCGCACCACGCGCATGCCGACCGCGCGGAAGTAGCCGTCGGTGATCATGCGCACCGACGTGCTGCGCTCCTTGCCGCTGGGCTCCGGCACGCCGTCCAGCTCGTGCAGCGTGATCGTGTAGCTCATGCCGCTGAGCGGTAGACCCATCGTCGCGCCCACCGCGCGCACGCCGGGGAGCGCGCGGATGCGATCGGTGAGCTCGCGGTAGAACTGCGCCACGCGCGCGCCCTCGTAGCGGGCGTCGGGGAGCGATACCGAGAACGTCCACACGCCGTTCGGATCGAAGCCGACGTCGACCTGGCGCAGGCGCAGGAAGCTCTCGCCGAGCAGCGCCGCGCCGCTCAACAGGAGCGTCGTGATCGCGATCTGCGCGACGACGAGCGAGCCACGCAGCCGCGACCCCCAGTGCCGACCCGGCCGGCCGCGCGCCCCGACCGGCGTCGCCGCGCGGAGCACCGTCGCGATGTCGCGCAGCCGCGACGCGCTGAGCGCCGGCAGCACGCCGAACACGAACGCCGTCAGCAGCGCGACGCCGAGCGCGAACAGCAGCACCGGCCCGTCCACGCGCGACTCCGCCAGCGTCGGGCGGGCGGCGCGGAGCGTCGCGTCGAGCAGATGCGTGCCCCACCACGCGAGCGCCACGCCCGCCATCGCGCCGACGAACGAGAGGATCACCGCCTCGCTCATGACCGCGCCGGCGAGTCGCCCGCGTCCCGCGCCGAGCGCCGCGCGCACCACGCGGTCGCGCTCGTGCCGCGTGGCGCGCACGAGCAGCAGGTTCGCCACGTTCGCGCACGCGAGCAGCAGCAGCAGCCCCACGGCACCCAGCAGCACGATGAGCGCGGGCCGCACGTCGCCCACCGTCGCGTCGCGCAGCGAGCGCACGAGCGCGCTCTCGTCGGTGTTCTGCTCCGGGTACGCGGCGGCGAGCCGCGCGTGGATCGCCGCGAGCTCCGCGTTCGCGCGCTCCACTGCGGCGCCGGGCTTCAGTCGGCCGGTGACCGACAGCCAGTGCGCCCCGCGCTGCGTCGCGAGGTCCTGCTCGGAGAACGCGAGCGGCACCCAGAGCTGGGAGTGCTCCGGGAAGTCGAAGCCGTCGGGCATGACGCCGACGACGACGCGCGATTCCCCGTCGAGCCGGATGGTGTGCCCGATCACGTGCGCATCGCTGCCGAAGCGGCGCGCCCACAGCCGGTGGCCGAGCATTACGGCCTTCGGCCCATGGTACGCCGTCTCCGCGGCGTTGAACGCGCGGCCCAGCTCCGGCTTCACGCCCATCACGGAGAAGAACCCCGCCGTCACGTACGACATCGCGAGCTGCTCCGCGGGCCCGTCGCTCGTCAGCGCACCGGTGCCGGTGCCCGACGCGGCGAGGTCCATCGTGCGCGAGGTGCGCTGCCAGTCGGCGAAGTTCGACGGCGACACCGTCATCGGGGTCCCGCGCTTGAACTCCGCGGCGTCGACGAGCCGTCCCGCGTCGGGGAACGGCAACGGGCGGAGCAGCGCCGAGTACGCGACGCTGAACACCGCCGTGGTGGCGCCGATGCCTAACGCGAGCGTGAGCCCGGAGAGCAGCGCGAACGCGGGCGCTCGGCGCAGGCGCCGGGCGGCGTGTCGGAGGTCGGTGGCGAGCATGGTGAGCATCGGATCTCCGGTGCGGCGCGCGCGCGGCGTCGGGCGGCGCCAGGGAAGACGGAGGAGCGCGACCCCGGTGTCGCGCCAGAAGGCGTGCCGAGCGCGGCGCGGTCCGTCGCGCGCGAGTCGGTCGTCGAACAGCTCCAGCAGATCGCCGAGGTACGGCTCCAGCGCCGCCGCGTCGACCACGGCGCGCAGCAGCCGTTGGGCGGTGCGCGGCGCGTCGGGGCGCGGCGGGCCGGCACGCGTCTCGTTAGGCGCGCTCACGGCGCGTCCCACCCCGCGACCAGCCCCTGCGCGAGCTGGCGGAGTGCGCCGAGCGCGTCGCGCACCGCGCGGCGGCCGGCGGGTGTCACGGTGAAGTAGCGCTTGCGCCGCCCACCGCGCTGCGGCGTCGGCTCGCCGAACCGCGACACGACGAAGCCTTTCGCCTCCAGGCGCGTGAGCGTCGTGTGCACGGTGGCGAGCGTCGGCGAGCGGCCGGTCGCGCGCTCGATCTCGGCGAGCACCGGGACGCCGTACGCCTCGTCGCCGCAGCGCATGACGGCGAGCAGGACGAGCTGTTCGAGCTCTCCGAGCAAACGAGTCTCCTTTTATCGACTTTGTCGAAGATATGACGGGGTCGGACGCTCGCAAGTTTCACCGACGCGCGACGCGGCATGCTGGACAAGCCATTCGTCACATACGAGCCTTGGGGCCACCGCCCACGCCCGAGGCCTCCGTGCGCCGCCGCTTCGCCCTGCTCGCTCTCGTCGCCGCCCAGGCGCACGCACAGCCCGCCGCGCCGCTGCGCGTCATCCGCGCGACCCCCGCCGGCGATGCCGCGCCGAGCGCCGAGATCGCGGTCACGTTCGACCGCCCCGTCGCCGGCTCGCTGGATCGCACCGTGGATCCCGCGACCGTGCTGCGCGTCGAGCCCGCGGTGCGCGGACGGCTCGAGTGGCGCGATCCCGTCACCGTGCGACTCGTCCCGTCGGAGATGCTCGCGCCGGGCACGCGCTACGCCGTCACGGTCTCCACCGCGTTCCGCGCGATGGACGGCAGCGCGCTCGCCGAGCCGTATCGCTTCTCCTTCCGCGCGCAGGGCCCCACGCTGCTCGGCGGCAGCCCGGTCGCCGCGGACGACCACCCGCGCGTCACGACGACGCAGCGGTTCGAGCTCGTGTACTCGGCGCCCGTGGATCTCGAGAAGCTCTCCGGCGCCGCGTTCGCGGAGTTCCGGGCGTCGTGCGCCGGCGGGCGGCGCATCGTCAGGCTCCGCGCGGCCGCGCAGCGACGCGTGCGCGACGACGACCCGTGGCGGCTGCGGGAGGCCGGCGGCTACCAGCGCGACCACAAGCTCGACTCGCTGCGACGCGTCGTGCAGCTCGCCCCCGAGTCGGCGATGCCGCGCGGCTGCGTCGGCGATCTCGTCGTGCCCGCGGAGATCGAGGACGAGCGGCTGCGCGATCCCGCGCGGTGGCCGTTCGAGACGTACGGCGACTTCCGCGTCGCGACGGTGGAGTGCGGCGGCGGCGACTTCTGCCCGACCGGTCCGCTGCGCGTGACGTTCGCCACGCCGGTGCGCGGCGCCGAGGTGCTGCGCCGCGTGAAGCTCCTTCCGGCCGTGCCGTTCGCGGTGCGCGACACGGCGAGCGAGTCGACGACGTGGACGCTCGAGGGACGGCTCGTGCCGCACACCGTGTACGCGGTCGTCGTCGACACCGCGATGCGCGACGTCTTCGGCCAGCCGCTGCGCGGCAATCCCGCCGCCGCGTACCGCACCACGGGCTACGCACCGTCGGTGACGTACGCCTACGGCCGACTGCTCGTCGAGCGTGCCGGCTTCCGCACGCTCGCCGTGCAGCACGTCAACGTCGACACGCTCGTCGCCACCATCGCCGCGGTGCCCGACTCGCTGGAGGCACGCGTGCTCCGCCGCGTGAGCTGGGGCGACGACAGCGTGTGGTCCACGCTCGCGCGGCGCGCCGTCAGGCAGCGCGTGCCGCTGCGCGCCGCGCGCGACCGCGCGATGCTCACCGGCATCCGGCTGCCGGCGCCCGACGCCACGACGCGCGCACCCACGCTCTACGCGATCAAGGTCGCGGGTCGCTCGACCACGAAGGACACCGTCGCCGACGGGCCGCTCGCGCTCGTGCAGGTCACCGACCTCGGTGTGCACACGCGGTTGGGCACCACCGAAGCGGCAGTGTGGGTCACCGGCGTGCGCGACGGGCTGCCGCGCGCCGGCGCCGCGGTCACGCTGTTCGACGTGCGCGGCCGCCGGCTCGGCGCCGCGCGCACCGACGCGCGCGGGCTCGCCCGCCTAACGGGTCTGCCTCGCGACCCGTCCGGTGGCGAGGCGGACGACGACGAGCGGGGCGACCTCGAGGGCTTCGTCACCGTGACGCTGGGCGACGACCGCGCGGTCGCGTCGGTGAGCCGCTACGACCCCGACCTCTCGCCGTGGCGCTTCGACGTGAGCGGTGCGTGGGGCGCCGAGCGGCTGCCGCTCGCCGGCGCGGTGTTCACCGAGCGCGGGATCTACCGGCCGGGAGAGCGCGTGTACGCGAAGGCCATCGTCCGCGACGGCGCGCTGGGCAGTCTGCGCGTGCCGCAGCGTGGCGACTCCGTGAAGTGGATCTTCCACGACCGCGAGGACGGCGTGCTCCGTGCGCACACCGCCGCGCTCTCCGCGTTCGGCACGGCCGATCTCTCGGTCGACGTGCCCGCGCTCGCGCCGGTCGGCAGCTACCGCGTCGAGATCCAGGCGCGGCGGCAGGGGCAGTGGCAGTCGTTCGCCGAGTCGCGCTACCGCGTGGCGGAGTACCGGCCGCCGGAGTTCCTCGTCGATCTCGCCGCCGACAGCGGCGCGAAGCGACCCGGCGATCGCCTGACGGTGAACGTGCAGGCGCGCTACCTGTTCGGCGCTCCCATGGCGCGTGCCGACGTGACGTGGACCGCGCGACGGACGCCGGTGTCGTCGTGGGAGCTCGAGATCCCGGGGCTCGACGGCTGGTACGTCGGCGACGCGGACAACTGGTGGGAGGACGCGCCGGAGCCCGACTCCGACGTGTTCGCGAGCGGCGTCGACACGCTCGACGCACGCGGCGCGCGCAGCCTGACGGTCACGCTTCCCGCGCCGGCGAAGGGCCGCCCCGCGCGCGTCACGCTCGACGCGACGGTCACCGACGTGAACCGGCAGGTCGTCGGCGCGAGCGCGACGGCGCTCGTGCATCCGGCCGACTTCTACGTCGCCGCGCGGCCGAACGGCGCGAGCTACTTCTGGCAGGGCGGCGTACCGCAGTCGGTCGGCGTGCTCGCCGTGCGGCCGAACGGGGAGAAGGTGAGCGGCGTGCGCGTGCGCGGCGCGGTCGTGCGGCGCGAGTGGCACCGCGTGCGCCGCGAGCGCGACGGCGTTTCCGAGCTGGTCGGCGAGTGGGTGGCGGACACGGTCGCGCGGTGCGCGATCACCACGGCGGAGGCGCCTAACGCCTGCGCGTTCACCCCGAAGGAGGGCGGCATCTACGTCGTCTCGTTCACCGCCACCGACGCCGCGGGGCGCCGCGCGTCCACCAGCTTCCAGCGCTGGGCGGCCGGCAAGGAGTGGGTGCCGTGGAGCGACGAGACGCAGTTCAAGATGGACGTCATTCCCGACCGGCAGCGCTACTCCGTGGGCGACACGGCGACGGTGCTGTTCGCGTCGCCGTTCACGAACGCGGAAGCGTGGATCACCGTCGAGCGCGAGGGGCTCATCGAGCAGCGGCGGCTGCGCATCACGAGCGGCTCGACGACGCTGAAGTTCCCCATCACCGAGGCGTACGCGCCGAACGCGTTCGTGTCCATCATCGTCGCGCGCGGCCGCTCGGCGCCGCCCGGCCCCGTCGACGATCCCGGGCGTCCGACGATCCGCGTCGGGTACGCGGAGCTGCGCGTCACGCCGGAGGTGAAGCGCCTCGCGGTCGCCGTGAAGCCGTTAGGCGCCGAGTACCGACCGGGCGACACGGCGCGCGTCGCGCTCCATGTCGCGGACGCACGTGCGCGCGGCGTGCGGAGCGAGGTCACGCTGTGGGCGGTGGACGAGGGCGTGCTCGCGCTCACCGCCTACCGGACGCCGGATCCGATCGACCTCGTGTACCAGGCGCGCGGGCTCGGCATGCGCCTGGCCAGCAACATGACGAACGTCGCGCCGCAGGTGCCCGAGGGAGAGAAGGGCAAGCGTGAGGCCGGCGGCGGCGGCGGCGCGGCGGGCGCCGACGTGCTGCGCTCGCGCTTCCAGACGACGGCGTTCTTCCTCGGCTCGGTCGTGACCGACGCGAACGGCGACGCGGTCGCCACCGCGAAGCTCCCCGACAACCTCACCACGTTCCGCGTCATGGCCGTCGCCGTGACCGCGGGCGACCGCTACGGCAGCGGCGACGCGTCGCTGCTCGTCACCCGCCCGCTGCTCGCACGTCAGGCGCTGCCACGGTTCGTGCGGCCGGGCGACGAGTTCGTCGCGGGCGCGGTGGTCAACCGGCGCGACGGCCGCGCGTCGAGCGTGCGCGTGCGCGCCACCGCCACCGGCGTGGCGCTGCGCGGCGACGCCGAGCGCACGGTGA carries:
- a CDS encoding ABC transporter permease, which produces MTDLRLALRSLAKRPLFTATALVALALGIGAGAAVLGVVNAVLLRPLAYADPSRLVVVLHGGSRPVAPANFLDWRRDTRSFARMGAAEMWGPTLTGGTAAEKVAALRVTGDVFPLLGVAPLLGRAVRAGDDEPGADHVVVLSYALWQRRFGGARSALGATVRLDGEPYTVVGVMPPTFRFAPFWATRSELWAPLALGARAESRGGQSLRVFARLAPGATLDAARADVASVAARLEREFPGTNRDVAVVPLTEKVVGDVRPMLLVLSGAVTLVLLIAGANVAHMLLARGSARAREMAVRGALGATRTALVRQLLAESVVLAAAGGALGLALGAAGVRALVALAPAGLPRVDTVHLDWRVAVATIVVALLTGVACGVVPALRGAADGVSGTLRDGARGTTAGRRQHRGRRALIASEFALSCVLLVGAGLMIRTVAAMQAVDPGLDPRGVLTAIVSVTGSAEATPGRRAAFYEGLVARLAALPGVRAAGAINHVPLAGDEWGMHVTAEGRPVAPGVEAPTATFRVILPGYLRAMGIRVREGRDVAATDRVGATEVVVVNEALARRLWPGESALGKRLTLDGPEDHPPTRTVVGVVRDVVRGEWTEGPQPEAYVPFLQSESYLERPSGAFSAMSIVVKTDGDPARLAPALRAAVASVDRDLPVSEVQTMERIVADATARPRFVLVLLGAFAAVAALLAAVGLYGVTSYAVSRRVREIGVRVALGAARGRVVRLVLGEALGLVALGIALGTLGALAAARLMAGLLFGVGAADPLTFVGVPVLLSIVALAAALGPTRRATAVAPTVALRAE
- a CDS encoding ABC transporter permease yields the protein MSAPNETRAGPPRPDAPRTAQRLLRAVVDAAALEPYLGDLLELFDDRLARDGPRRARHAFWRDTGVALLRLPWRRPTPRARRTGDPMLTMLATDLRHAARRLRRAPAFALLSGLTLALGIGATTAVFSVAYSALLRPLPFPDAGRLVDAAEFKRGTPMTVSPSNFADWQRTSRTMDLAASGTGTGALTSDGPAEQLAMSYVTAGFFSVMGVKPELGRAFNAAETAYHGPKAVMLGHRLWARRFGSDAHVIGHTIRLDGESRVVVGVMPDGFDFPEHSQLWVPLAFSEQDLATQRGAHWLSVTGRLKPGAAVERANAELAAIHARLAAAYPEQNTDESALVRSLRDATVGDVRPALIVLLGAVGLLLLLACANVANLLLVRATRHERDRVVRAALGAGRGRLAGAVMSEAVILSFVGAMAGVALAWWGTHLLDATLRAARPTLAESRVDGPVLLFALGVALLTAFVFGVLPALSASRLRDIATVLRAATPVGARGRPGRHWGSRLRGSLVVAQIAITTLLLSGAALLGESFLRLRQVDVGFDPNGVWTFSVSLPDARYEGARVAQFYRELTDRIRALPGVRAVGATMGLPLSGMSYTITLHELDGVPEPSGKERSTSVRMITDGYFRAVGMRVVRGRAIERTDDASAPRVVVVNETLARRLWPGQDPIGRRFSIGMRVGPDSARERVGGIVVGVVGDVHGDGLRADPRPEAYFPEMQFPMTGMMYAVRGEVTPGLRKAMAAQVAALDPEIPVFQERTLDTLVADAVAEPRLYSLLFAAFAGTALVLAAVGVYGVVSLSVGQRTRELGVRVALGARAGDVARLVLRQGMTPVAFGLAVGLVGAFATTRLLTTMLFGVSATDPAAFAVVCAALMGAAAAAVWLPTRRATTVAPTEALRSD
- a CDS encoding PadR family transcriptional regulator, which translates into the protein MLGELEQLVLLAVMRCGDEAYGVPVLAEIERATGRSPTLATVHTTLTRLEAKGFVVSRFGEPTPQRGGRRKRYFTVTPAGRRAVRDALGALRQLAQGLVAGWDAP
- a CDS encoding Ig-like domain-containing alpha-2-macroglobulin family protein, which translates into the protein MRRRFALLALVAAQAHAQPAAPLRVIRATPAGDAAPSAEIAVTFDRPVAGSLDRTVDPATVLRVEPAVRGRLEWRDPVTVRLVPSEMLAPGTRYAVTVSTAFRAMDGSALAEPYRFSFRAQGPTLLGGSPVAADDHPRVTTTQRFELVYSAPVDLEKLSGAAFAEFRASCAGGRRIVRLRAAAQRRVRDDDPWRLREAGGYQRDHKLDSLRRVVQLAPESAMPRGCVGDLVVPAEIEDERLRDPARWPFETYGDFRVATVECGGGDFCPTGPLRVTFATPVRGAEVLRRVKLLPAVPFAVRDTASESTTWTLEGRLVPHTVYAVVVDTAMRDVFGQPLRGNPAAAYRTTGYAPSVTYAYGRLLVERAGFRTLAVQHVNVDTLVATIAAVPDSLEARVLRRVSWGDDSVWSTLARRAVRQRVPLRAARDRAMLTGIRLPAPDATTRAPTLYAIKVAGRSTTKDTVADGPLALVQVTDLGVHTRLGTTEAAVWVTGVRDGLPRAGAAVTLFDVRGRRLGAARTDARGLARLTGLPRDPSGGEADDDERGDLEGFVTVTLGDDRAVASVSRYDPDLSPWRFDVSGAWGAERLPLAGAVFTERGIYRPGERVYAKAIVRDGALGSLRVPQRGDSVKWIFHDREDGVLRAHTAALSAFGTADLSVDVPALAPVGSYRVEIQARRQGQWQSFAESRYRVAEYRPPEFLVDLAADSGAKRPGDRLTVNVQARYLFGAPMARADVTWTARRTPVSSWELEIPGLDGWYVGDADNWWEDAPEPDSDVFASGVDTLDARGARSLTVTLPAPAKGRPARVTLDATVTDVNRQVVGASATALVHPADFYVAARPNGASYFWQGGVPQSVGVLAVRPNGEKVSGVRVRGAVVRREWHRVRRERDGVSELVGEWVADTVARCAITTAEAPNACAFTPKEGGIYVVSFTATDAAGRRASTSFQRWAAGKEWVPWSDETQFKMDVIPDRQRYSVGDTATVLFASPFTNAEAWITVEREGLIEQRRLRITSGSTTLKFPITEAYAPNAFVSIIVARGRSAPPGPVDDPGRPTIRVGYAELRVTPEVKRLAVAVKPLGAEYRPGDTARVALHVADARARGVRSEVTLWAVDEGVLALTAYRTPDPIDLVYQARGLGMRLASNMTNVAPQVPEGEKGKREAGGGGGAAGADVLRSRFQTTAFFLGSVVTDANGDAVATAKLPDNLTTFRVMAVAVTAGDRYGSGDASLLVTRPLLARQALPRFVRPGDEFVAGAVVNRRDGRASSVRVRATATGVALRGDAERTVTLAAGRGSDVRFPFRLDRRTVADDSATFRFDVSGDGDADAVRVALPVKPDYHPRAFVASGVLRDTATVDLRLPAGIDPARSRVTLTVGGSPLATIRGIARQLRVYPYDCTEQVTSEALPILALHRARPSDTTRREIARAVDVISRRQRGDGGIGYWSSTDWTSAWLSAYAGLVLVEARDAGVRVDSAVLGRLAAYVVADLKGTGAPQFTPVANRHPQRLVRLSDQVAAVDFLSRYGRPDAAAENSLLRNAAQLGTEDRARLAEVLARRGQLPVARRLLEPTWRLVQVEGRRAVLPESTTTLYFESTVRPVARLLTATLAVEPEHALIGPLVETLAQQGRATEPWNTQDYASAVSALAAYDRARRALGGDRPVQVRDARGRVALRAEPQRDSTVPLAGLLAGPPNDPRLAARLDAGAGDAPVYWYVTVTEVPTAPPVTPEDRGIQVERWYERYPAGGPVTRMAEGDLVRVRLRITVPNTRQFVVLDDALPAGLEAVDLSLRTASSMPGPGAAPDDARGSDQPDAPQWGYGRWDAGWWSPFDHEEIRDDRVVYSASVLWPGTYTATYIARATTAGTFVRPPAHAEEMYNPGVHGRSDGGTFVVTEKRP